From the genome of Thioclava nitratireducens:
TACTGCGGCGGTTGAAGATCACCTTGCGGCCCGGTAGGCCCTCCAGCCATTGCAGCTGGGTGCCCATCTGCCAGTTCCAAGCCGTCGTGGTATCGACCGTGTGAAACTTCTCGCCGTCGGCAAGGTCGAAATACCCCACCTCAGCAACGTCCTCCGCGGCCAGATCCCAGGCCATGCGCGGCACCTGAAGCGCTAGCATCCGCTGACCTTCACGGTCCCAGATACTCTTGTTATAGTAGCCGAAGAAATGATGGTCAGAACTCTGACCAACCTTATGCACAGGGCAAGGAATCGTCTTAACAACGCTCACCGGGGAGCTCCTCTCGGTCGTGTTTCTGGAAGCGAGTGAGGGCAAACCCTACTCGAGGAATTTCGAGTTGCGGCGGTGCTGGACGATGCCATGCACGATAGCAAAGGCACACAACCCGATGAGAACCAAGCAGATTGGCCGGGTGACCAGCTGCAGGGCAAAGGCGCCGACATCGCCGCGCACCAACGCTAGTGATCGGGCGAGCTCGCCTTCCGCCAATGTGCCAAGCACAAGGCCAAGTACCAGCGGCGCGCGCGGCACCGCCAACGCTGCCATGCCCCAGCCCAGTGCGCCGATGGCCAGCATTACCCAGATATCGTCGACCGAACCGCGCATCGCATAGGCGCCGATGATCGCAAGCGCCAAGATGATCGGCGCTAGGATCGCCGGCGGCACCTGAACCACGCGTAGCCCGTATCGCGCCAGCAGCAGGCCGACCGGGATGAACATCAGGTTCGCAAGGAACAGGCTGAAGATAAAGGAATAGGTTACCTCGGCGTTTGTCGTGAACAGCTCCGGTCCCGGTCGCAGACCATGGATCATGATGCCACCCAGCAGCACAGCGGTAACCGGGTTGCCCGGGATGCCCAGCGTCAGCAGCGGGATCAGCGTGCCGCCGGTGACGGCGTTGTTGCCGGTCTCGCTAGCGACGATGCCCTCGGATGCACCCTTGCCGAAGGTCTGAGGTTTCTTCGACGCCCGCTTGGCCGCGTCATAGGCTAGGAAGCCTCCAACGCTGCAACCGACACCGGGCACGATCCCGACGATGATCCCAATCACGCTCGACCGCAACAGGTTCAGCTTCTGCGACATTAGCTCCGGCAACACCCGCAGCGGGCTCGACCGGTCGACGCCGCGGGCGTCCCCGTCCGAGGTGCGGGCGCGCCGTATCAGGTCTATGACCTCGGGGATCGAGTAGAGACCGATCAGCGACACCACTAGCGGGATTCCGTCATAGAGCGTGGGCAGGCCCATCGTGAATCGCATGGTGCCGGTCAGCGGGTGTACTCCGACGGTGCTCAGGATAAGGCCGAGCGCGCCAGCGATGAGACCCTTCTCCATCGCACCCGCCGACATCGAGGCGATCACGGTGATGCCGAATATGGCGAGCAGGAAGTATTCGGGCGACCCGAAGCGCAGCGAGAATTCCGCTAATTGCGGGGCCAGCAGCAACAGCGCCAACACGCTGACGACGCCACCGATAGCCGAGGCAAAGGTCGCTAGCGAAATGGCGCGTCCGGGCTCGCCGGCCTTGGCCATCGGATGACCGTCCAGCATCGTGGCGACCGAAGCGGAGGTTCCGGGGATGTTCAGCAGGATCGCGCTGATTGCGCCGGAATAGGTCGAGGCGCAATAAATTCCGCCCAGCATCGCCAGCCCGACCTGCGGCGGGAGCGAGAATGTCACCGGTATCAGCAGCGCCACGCCCATGGTGCTGGTCAGCCCCGGCAGGGCGCCGATGATAACACCGCCTACAACGCCCGCGACAACCGCGAGCAGCATTGCCGGATCCAGCAGGGACCCGGCTCCCATCAACAGATATTCGAGCATTGGTGCGCTATCCCGCGATTGTTAGAAGAAAAGGCTTTCGGGCCGGGCGACGCCAAGCAGGACGAAGAAGGTGACGTGGAGCGTGGCGGTGCCTCCAACGGCAACCGCCAGCGCGGCGAGTATCCGCTGTCGGCCGCCCAACGTCATGATCAAGCCGAAGAGAAACAGGAAGGTCGTCGCGTCGTAGCCGATAATCTTTATGGCCGACGCACAGATCGCGATTGCCGTAAAGGCGATAAAGGCGGCCCACGCCCCGACACTCCTCGCGGGCTGAGCGCCCGCCCGGCTGCGCCAGACGCGAAAGCCGTAGATCGCCGACATCACGCCCATGAAGACGACGAGGCTGCGCGGAAAGTAGGAGGAGCCGACAGGATAGCAAAACGCCGTCACACCGATTACCAGGGCTAAGCCAAGGGCTAGAGCGGCAAAGAGCGCATCACGTGTTGTTGTCGTCACCATAGCTCTCTCCATACTTACCGTTGCGGACCTACTTCAGCAGCTCGACATAACTATCAAGCTCGGCGTCGGCGGTGGACAGGTAGGTGCCGAATTCTTCGGCGTTCATGTATTTCAGTGGGAGGCCTGCCGATTTGGCATGTGCCAGAAACTCGGGGTCTTCCATCACCGCGGCAAAGGCTTTCTCGAGGACGACCTTCTGTTCCGGCGCAAGCCCCTTAGGTGCTGCGATCCCGCGCATCGAGGCGCCGACCGAGTTCACGTTCGTGCCTGCTGCCTCGCTCACGGTCGGCACGTCGGGGAAAAGAGGGCTGCGCTGGTCGGCGAAGACACCGAGCAGCCGCAGCCGGCCACTTTCGACCTGCGAAGTCGCGCCGCTTGCCGACGGCAGCGACGCCGCGAGTTCACCGCCCAGAGTTGCCTTCACCGCCGGCCCGGTGCCGTCGAACGCGACAAAGTTGAAATCGACGTTGAGCGCCTTTTCTGCCACCACCAGCTGCAGCTGGTTATTAGACTGCGGACCGTCTGCGCCGATGTTAAGCTCACCCGGATGCTCCTCGGCATCTGCGAGCAGATCGGCAAGGGTCTGGTAGGGGCTTTCTTCCGCGACCGCGACCACCACCGGGTCGAGTTGGATATTGGCGATCGGGTCGAAGTCGGACAACTCGTAGGGCACGCCTTCGCGCAGCTTTTTCACGAGTTGGATCGACGGCACGTTAATGAAGCCGATCTCATATCCGTCTGGCTTGGCGGTGGCGAGCGCCGAGAAGCCGATCTGCCCCCCTGCCCCGGCTTTATTTTCAACGACCAACCGCTGACCGAGATGCTTCTCGACGTATTTCGCAATGGTCCGCGCGGCGGAATCCGTCCCGCCGCCGGGCGAATAGGCAACGATCATGGTGATGGGCTTTTCCGGATATTCCGCAGCGGCCGGCGCCGTTGCAGCGATCGCGGCCAAGCCGCACGAGACTGCAAGAGTGGACTTCAGATTGGCAATCATTCGTATTCCTTTCCCTGAATCTTCTAGCGTCATCGATTATGGCCTTAGGCCGCATCGACTTATTTTTGTATTTATTTGTATGCAATCTAGAACATTATAAAGCATTCTTGTCAACCCCACTCGAATTGCGGCACAGTACTGGTGAAAATACGACGTCATCGGACATTCAAGGTTGCCTTCATGGCGTTTGGAAAGGATCCGCAAAGTGCTGAAAAATGGTGATGAATCTGATAGAATCGATAGTGCCCCTTCGCTTGCGGAGCATGTCTATCAAGAGATGTCCCGGTGGATCCGCGAGGGCACATACAATCCAGGCGACCGTATACGCGAGGCGGTGGTCTCGAAAGAGTTGGGCGTCAGTCGCACGCCGGTCCGTGAAGCGCTGCGCCGACTACAGTCGGAACGGCGCGTTATTCTTGAGCCGCAACGCGGAGCGGTAGTCGCAGAGCTCGACCGTCATGAAGTCGTGGAACTTTACCAGCTGCGCCAGCGTCTCGAAGGTGTCGCTGCTCGGTTCGCAGCGCAGCACGCTTCGCTGGCCGAGATCGAGGAGATGGCCTACATACTCGACAAGAGCACCGCAGCAACGGATGACCCGAAGCTGCTGAACCAGATAAACTGGGAATTTCACAACGCACTTTATTCGGCGGCGCACAACCGCTTCTTGCTCCGCTCAATCGAAGCCATTTCGGATGCGATGGCGCTCCTGAAGGGCGCGAAATACGTACCACCCGGACGCCCGGCCGAATTGCTGGCCGAACACCAGCGTATTCTCGACGCCATCCGCGCACGCGAACCCGATGTTGCCGACGAGGCCGCGCAAGACCACATCCAGAACTCGCTTCGCGTCCACCTGCAGATGGGCTTCCACATAAATCAGCCATGCCCGTAACCGAGAGCATATTTTGAGGATATCCTCAATTTGCATCGCGGAACGGGAGCATTCGAACTCTCGGAAATTCCGTCCCTGCTCTGCCGTACTTTGCGCATTTCAGGATCATTAGTCGGTTGATTTGGCCTTCGGCTTGACCCTGGCTTCACGGCCTTTCGATGGCGTTTGCCACTGCATTGATTTCGCGGTGTAGCGGTCGCGCAGAGCGCATGATGGGCATTAGGTTGGTGTCGATTACGTCGTCGATCCACGCATCGAGGGGATATACCCGGCGGCCGCGCAGGAAACCATCAACCTCATAATGAGTGCCCTCTTTGTCGCGACGGCAAGGGAAGCCACATTCAACGCATCAACTTTCGGCGCCTGTTTCGGAGAGAGTTTCCCCAGAGGCTTCATGCACAACACGGCCACTATAGCCGGGGAGATCGCGCAACCCGTTTCTGGATTCCAGAGCGGCTCAAGTGTCGGCTTGATCCCGTCTCGGTCGCAGGGGGCATTTGAGGAAAAAGCACGCTGAAATCCATCGGGACTCGCGGCGACGACGTGTCGGGCCGCTCAAGGAGGCCGGATATACGTCCGCAATTGCGAACCGCGAGCCGGAGCCAATCAAGACGCTACGATCAGGCGGAGTCTATATATGCTCACACTTGACAGCACCGTTGCGCTCTGAGGCGGCAACCCTAACAGGTTGGTCAAACCGTCAGTACGATTTTCCCAATATGAGCTCCAGTATCCATCTGAGTATGCGCATAGTGCACTTGGTGAAGCGGGAAGGTTGAGTCGATCACCGGGATCGCTTTCCTTTCACGTAGTAGCGGCAGGACGTGTTGCTCAAGCGCAGAGGCCAGTTCGGCCTTCATGCTGACCGGTCGGGCGCGCAGCGTCGATCCGATGATGGCCAACCTTTTGAACAAGATGGGGCGCAAGTCAAACGTGCCTTTCGATCCAGTGAGAAAGGCGATCTGCGCGATTCGGCCATCGACCGCCACCGCGTCGAAGTTTCTTTGCAGGTAATCCGCCCCGACCATGTCCAAAACGACATCGGCGCCTCGGCCTTCCGTCATCTCCAGTGTGGCCGCGACGAAGTCCTCGGCTTTGTAATTGACCACGCGGTCGGCTCCCAGTCGGGCCGCCGCCTGCGCTTTTTCCGCAGACCCGACGGTTGTGATGACCTTGGCGGAGAAACACTTGGCTAGCTGTATCGCTGTCGGGCTTTGTCGCAAACTTCTGCGGTTGACGCGAGGGGGGCCGGAGCCAGACGTTGCGTTCATCCAACAACACCAGATAGAGGTGGAGCGATGATCTCGTTCAAGGGCGCGCAGTTTCCGAAGGAAGTGATCCTCTTCGCAGTGTTCTTCTATGTCCGCTACACGGTCTCGTATCGTGACCTCGAAGAGATCATGGCCGAGCGAGGCGTACGAGTTGACCATGCGACGCTGAACCGCTGGGTGACCAAGTACTCGCCGCTGATCGCAGTTTCGGCTCGGCGGCGGAAAGTCCCGGCGGATCGATCCTGGCGGATGGATGAGACCTACATCAAGGTAAAGGGTGAGTGGGTCTACCTCTACCGAGCTGTCGACAAGCTGGGCAAAACCCTTGATTTCATGCTGTCGAAGCGGCGCAACAAGACGGCTGCGACCAAGTTCTTCGCGCGCGCCCTTGAGGTGAACGGCCTGCCTCGCAAGATCGTCATTGACCGCAGCGGAGCCAATACCGCAGGGATCACCGCGGTAAACCGCATGCTCCGGAACTTTGGATGCCCGATCCCCATCGAGATGGTCCGGATCAAATATCTGAACAACATGGTCGAACAGGATCACCGTACCATCAAGAAGCGCATTCGTCCGATGCTGGGGTTCAAGTCCTTCGTCTCCGCGTCGGCAACGCTCGAAGGGATTGAAGTCGCGAACATGATCCGCAAGGGGCAGTTCACACCCGGACTATGCCCTTTTGCCCAATTCGCCGCTCTGGCCGCATAAGTCAGTATGTCCAGTGGCTTCGCCGGCACGACGTCAAAGTTTGCGACAAAACCCTGCGAACCTTTCTGACTCTGGCGCATCAAAGAGACAGGTGGCCACGACTGTGGCACCCCAGACATTGAAAGGAAGCAAAATGAAATCCGCTCTCACTCTCGCCGCGATCGCGCTCACTTTGTCCACGGGCAATGCCCTTGCCCATGACGAGGACGCCGCTGCAGATGTCACCCCCGGGCGCGCCCTATATCCAGGTCAGCGATGCGCTGCCCCTGCCGGAATTCATCCCGGGTCTCGGCACGCTGTTCGTTGACCCGGATACGCTCCCAGCCGGCCCGTTCCTGGCCTATGACCATTACGGCAAGCTCTCGGCCACGGTATACATGACGCCGTTGGAAGATCTGTCGAACGGGACCGCCTACGACGGTCTGGGAATCGGCAGTCACACGGTGTCCGGCGTCGACGTCTACTTCAACGCCGGGCATCCCGGCGTGGACAGGGCCCATGCCCATGTCGTGCTGTTCCATGACGAGGACGCCAAATCGAGGCTCGCCGAATGATACGGGGACGCCGAGAGTTTCTTATGGTCGGGGGTGGCGTGATCGCCACCCTCGGCTTTCCGTGCGTCACATTGGCGGGCCCTGTTGAAACCATTGAGATGAGGGGAACCGCACGGGGAGAGCATGTCTGGTTCGCACCGGTTGGCCTTGCGGTGGCCCCGGGCACGACCGTACGTTGGTTTTGTCGCAAACTTTGACGTCGTGCCGGCGAAGCCACTGGACATACTGACTTATGCGGCCAGAGCGGCGAATTGGGCAAAAGGGCATAGTCCGGGTGTGAACTGCCCCTTGCGGATCATGTTCGCGACTTCAATCCCTTCGAGCGTTGCCGACGCGGAGACGAAGGACTTGAACCCCAGCATCGGACGAATGCGCTTCTTGATGGTACGGTGATCCTGTTCGACCATGTTGTTCAGATATTTGATCCGGACCATCTCGATGGGGATCGGGCATCCAAAGTTCCGGAGCATGCGGTTTACCGCGGTGATCCCTGCGGTATTGGCTCCGCTGCGGTCAATGACGATCTTGCGAGGCAGGCCGTTCACCTCAAGGGCGCGCGCGAAGAACTTGGTCGCAGCCGTCTTGTTGCGCCGCTTCGACAGCATGAAATCAAGGGTTTTGCCCAGCTTGTCGACAGCTCGGTAGAGGTAGACCCACTCACCCTTTACCTTGATGTAGGTCTCATCCATCCGCCAGGATCGATCCGCCGGGACTTTCCGCCGCCGAGCCGAAACTGCGATCAGCGGCGAGTACTTGGTCACCCAGCGGTTCAGCGTCGCATGGTCAACTCGTACGCCTCGCTCGGCCATGATCTCTTCGAGGTCACGATACGAGACCGTGTAGCGGACATAGAAGAACACTGCGAAGAGGATCACTTCCTTCGGAAACTGCGCGCCCTTGAACGAGATCATCGCTCCACCTCTATCTGGTGTTGTTGGATGAACGCAACGTCTGGCTCCGGCCCCCCTCGCGTCAACCGCAGAAGTTTGCGACAAAGCCGGTTCGCAGAAATGTTTCGCCCTCAGGTTTTGGCGCGCCTGGTTGTGGCAGGTTCCACGTTATCTTGCTTGGACAGCCCTGTTCGGATGACCGACTGGAAACGTGCTCTTGCCCAGAATCTCGCCACGGGCATCCACGATCAACCGCAGGGCGCGGCTCTGGTGACGGAATGTCAATCGCCAACGGCCCGCGTCCTCACCCTCTCCCGTTTCGCAAAGAGATGCGATTTGCCCGCCTTGCATCCGGTGACGGGTTTCTTCGACGGACAGGTCAAACGCGTCGGCCAGAACCAGCGCATCGACGACGAATTGGTCCCCGCGTCGTTCAACGTCGGTCATGTCCTGTCTTGCCAGTAGTCATTTGCCGACGCGACGGTGGCGAAATGCGTCGCGACCACCTGGCTGACAGCGATAAGGGCATCGGAGTCTTCGGCGTATTCCGGCCGCAACCGGTCGCGCACCTCGGCGTCTGGTTGGGTCAGCTTCACAGCGACGCGTGCAAGCTTTACCGCAAGGTCATAACCCTCTTCGGGCGTTGCCGTTTTAAGTGTCGGTAGCCAATCTGCCATCGGGTTTTCCTTCCATTTCGAGTGGGTGATGAGGGGGGATGATGCGCCACGCGGCACCATCAGGGTCATCGAACTGTCCGTTTCTGAGCGCCCAGAAAAACGCGCAGAGACCTAGCAAACCTAGTCCGAGCGAGAGAGGTATGAGCAACAGGAAGCTCACTGCCGCTCACCTGCGATTGCCTGGTAAGCATGCCAGGTGCCGTGACCAAGAACCGGGAACAGGACGATCAGCCCAATCAGGCCGGTTACGACTGACAGGCCCAATCCCAGGGCGACAAACAGACCCCAAACCAGCATGGGGCGCAGATTTTGCACCGCCATGACAAAACTCAGCCCCATGGCGGTCAGCGCATCGGTCTTGCGCGACACCAGCATGGGAATGGAAAAGACGCTGATCGCGAAGGCGAAGGCCGCGAACAACCCGCCCACCAGGGTACCGGTGATAACTAGCGCCCATCCCCGTGGCGTCGTCAATGCGTTGGTCAACGCCTCCTCCGCGCCGGGGAACGGGCTAAGGCCAAAAAACAGCGCATAGAGCAAGTCCGCAGCCCTGAGCCAGAACAGGACGAGCAGTCCGAGCAGCAATCCCGCATAGGCCAATTGCCCGCCCGACGCCGGCCGGAACACCAGCATGTCGGAAAGCGAAACCTGTTCACCCTGCGCCTGCCTGTGGCTTTTCTCGTAAAGCCCGATCGCCAGGAACGGACCGACAATCAGGAAACCGGAGATCGCGGGCAGCGCGAGATACAAGAGATGGCTAGCGTTGAGCGCCCAGAGGACCGCATAGGATACCAGTGTCAGGAACAGCCCATAGGCAAGGCTGGACCACGGAGCCTTGCGGACATCACGCCAACCTGCTCGCAACCAGTCCGCCGCCGAAGTCGATGGCAGGTTGCGTGCGTGGGGCGAGGCCGGCCGATCCGGGTTTCGCAAGGTTGGTAGTGGTTCCAGCATCCCGTTCTCCTTTTCAGCAGGACCGCCTGGCAGGCATCGCCCCGGCCGTTTCGCGGCAATCCGGCTGCGATCGCAGGGCAACGGTCAGCAGATGCGCATTCGCGGCGAGGAACAGCAGGACGGCGGCCAGCGCCGCGCCGACCGCCAACCGTTTTTGTACGGCCGGCCTCATTGTTCGCCTCCTACAGATTGGCCAAGCCGGGCCACATAGAGCGCCAGGAGGTTGATTTCGGCCTCTGACAGGCGACCCGACCAAGCCGGCATCACCCCATGACGCCCGCGTCGGAGCGTTTGCATCACCGTTCCCGGGTCCTGTCCATAAATCACGGCCTCATCCGTAAGGGACGGTGCGCCGATTTCGAGACCGCCGTCCCCTGTCGAACCGTGGCACGAACTGCAATTCTCTGCGAAGACCGTGCCCACGGAACTTTCGAAATCGACAGCTCCACCGGGCATCTCGGAAACGAAATCGGCCAAGGCTAACCGATCAGACCGCTCCATCCAGTCAAAGGCCGGCATTTCGGCATAGCGGGTGTCGGGATCGTCGGCATTGATGCCATGACGGATCGTCGTGGCGATTTCTCCGGCGTCACCGCTCCAGAGCCACGTGTCGTCCGACAGGACCGGAAAGCCCGGCCCTCCCTGCCCGTTCGTGCCGTGGCAAGCCGCGCAGTTATCGGCGA
Proteins encoded in this window:
- a CDS encoding tripartite tricarboxylate transporter permease, which translates into the protein MLEYLLMGAGSLLDPAMLLAVVAGVVGGVIIGALPGLTSTMGVALLIPVTFSLPPQVGLAMLGGIYCASTYSGAISAILLNIPGTSASVATMLDGHPMAKAGEPGRAISLATFASAIGGVVSVLALLLLAPQLAEFSLRFGSPEYFLLAIFGITVIASMSAGAMEKGLIAGALGLILSTVGVHPLTGTMRFTMGLPTLYDGIPLVVSLIGLYSIPEVIDLIRRARTSDGDARGVDRSSPLRVLPELMSQKLNLLRSSVIGIIVGIVPGVGCSVGGFLAYDAAKRASKKPQTFGKGASEGIVASETGNNAVTGGTLIPLLTLGIPGNPVTAVLLGGIMIHGLRPGPELFTTNAEVTYSFIFSLFLANLMFIPVGLLLARYGLRVVQVPPAILAPIILALAIIGAYAMRGSVDDIWVMLAIGALGWGMAALAVPRAPLVLGLVLGTLAEGELARSLALVRGDVGAFALQLVTRPICLVLIGLCAFAIVHGIVQHRRNSKFLE
- a CDS encoding tripartite tricarboxylate transporter TctB family protein; protein product: MVTTTTRDALFAALALGLALVIGVTAFCYPVGSSYFPRSLVVFMGVMSAIYGFRVWRSRAGAQPARSVGAWAAFIAFTAIAICASAIKIIGYDATTFLFLFGLIMTLGGRQRILAALAVAVGGTATLHVTFFVLLGVARPESLFF
- a CDS encoding tripartite tricarboxylate transporter substrate binding protein produces the protein MIANLKSTLAVSCGLAAIAATAPAAAEYPEKPITMIVAYSPGGGTDSAARTIAKYVEKHLGQRLVVENKAGAGGQIGFSALATAKPDGYEIGFINVPSIQLVKKLREGVPYELSDFDPIANIQLDPVVVAVAEESPYQTLADLLADAEEHPGELNIGADGPQSNNQLQLVVAEKALNVDFNFVAFDGTGPAVKATLGGELAASLPSASGATSQVESGRLRLLGVFADQRSPLFPDVPTVSEAAGTNVNSVGASMRGIAAPKGLAPEQKVVLEKAFAAVMEDPEFLAHAKSAGLPLKYMNAEEFGTYLSTADAELDSYVELLK
- a CDS encoding GntR family transcriptional regulator gives rise to the protein MLKNGDESDRIDSAPSLAEHVYQEMSRWIREGTYNPGDRIREAVVSKELGVSRTPVREALRRLQSERRVILEPQRGAVVAELDRHEVVELYQLRQRLEGVAARFAAQHASLAEIEEMAYILDKSTAATDDPKLLNQINWEFHNALYSAAHNRFLLRSIEAISDAMALLKGAKYVPPGRPAELLAEHQRILDAIRAREPDVADEAAQDHIQNSLRVHLQMGFHINQPCP
- a CDS encoding zinc-binding dehydrogenase, encoding MNATSGSGPPRVNRRSLRQSPTAIQLAKCFSAKVITTVGSAEKAQAAARLGADRVVNYKAEDFVAATLEMTEGRGADVVLDMVGADYLQRNFDAVAVDGRIAQIAFLTGSKGTFDLRPILFKRLAIIGSTLRARPVSMKAELASALEQHVLPLLRERKAIPVIDSTFPLHQVHYAHTQMDTGAHIGKIVLTV
- a CDS encoding IS6 family transposase, encoding MISFKGAQFPKEVILFAVFFYVRYTVSYRDLEEIMAERGVRVDHATLNRWVTKYSPLIAVSARRRKVPADRSWRMDETYIKVKGEWVYLYRAVDKLGKTLDFMLSKRRNKTAATKFFARALEVNGLPRKIVIDRSGANTAGITAVNRMLRNFGCPIPIEMVRIKYLNNMVEQDHRTIKKRIRPMLGFKSFVSASATLEGIEVANMIRKGQFTPGLCPFAQFAALAA
- a CDS encoding DUF6522 family protein, producing the protein MTDVERRGDQFVVDALVLADAFDLSVEETRHRMQGGQIASLCETGEGEDAGRWRLTFRHQSRALRLIVDARGEILGKSTFPVGHPNRAVQAR
- a CDS encoding hexameric tyrosine-coordinated heme protein, which produces MADWLPTLKTATPEEGYDLAVKLARVAVKLTQPDAEVRDRLRPEYAEDSDALIAVSQVVATHFATVASANDYWQDRT
- the ccoS gene encoding cbb3-type cytochrome oxidase assembly protein CcoS; its protein translation is MSFLLLIPLSLGLGLLGLCAFFWALRNGQFDDPDGAAWRIIPPHHPLEMEGKPDGRLATDT
- a CDS encoding DUF2189 domain-containing protein; protein product: MLEPLPTLRNPDRPASPHARNLPSTSAADWLRAGWRDVRKAPWSSLAYGLFLTLVSYAVLWALNASHLLYLALPAISGFLIVGPFLAIGLYEKSHRQAQGEQVSLSDMLVFRPASGGQLAYAGLLLGLLVLFWLRAADLLYALFFGLSPFPGAEEALTNALTTPRGWALVITGTLVGGLFAAFAFAISVFSIPMLVSRKTDALTAMGLSFVMAVQNLRPMLVWGLFVALGLGLSVVTGLIGLIVLFPVLGHGTWHAYQAIAGERQ
- the ccoP gene encoding cytochrome-c oxidase, cbb3-type subunit III, coding for MTNPTDPRQLPGADPHTGIRKTDPVTGYDTTGHDWGGITELNTAFPKVVIWALVLTFLYSVVAWVLLPAWPTGRDYTRGLLGLDQSEEAIKGFNSLADRRQDWLSRFEGENFVALQSDATLMATAMPVAARLFADNCAACHGTNGQGGPGFPVLSDDTWLWSGDAGEIATTIRHGINADDPDTRYAEMPAFDWMERSDRLALADFVSEMPGGAVDFESSVGTVFAENCSSCHGSTGDGGLEIGAPSLTDEAVIYGQDPGTVMQTLRRGRHGVMPAWSGRLSEAEINLLALYVARLGQSVGGEQ